One stretch of Schlesneria sp. DSM 10557 DNA includes these proteins:
- a CDS encoding DUF4118 domain-containing protein, with translation MASGHSHRIRTLLTPEPRTDGTLRNSVKPRWSLASRFGRGMGYLTALLFVFLATILRMVLDPLLGEEFPFVPYLCAIVFSFYFGGLGPALMTMVLGFIATGYFFLTPRGSVLINNLQSQIGGGFYLLVGGSTILLMEGMKAAQRRANHNEEELLKKQADLETEIRERREAQEAYVKLLRRMVTIQEVERRRISRELHDQCGQDLTALDIGLKIVEELIGPQNQSALQHLKSMHETLGRVSREVHDLALELRPPSLDDLGLNDAIKGFVESWGERTAIAVDFESRGLDDVPLAPEVETAVYRTVIEALTNVAKHAGVSRASVVLEIQGPNLILIVEDQGRGFDIDAQTSVGNPPQHLGLLGMRERLEAAGGTLEIESTPGAGTTIFARAPIQGVGETK, from the coding sequence ATGGCCAGCGGTCACTCCCATCGAATCCGAACCTTGCTGACTCCCGAGCCGCGCACGGACGGGACATTGAGGAATTCGGTCAAACCGAGGTGGAGTCTGGCAAGTCGTTTTGGCCGTGGAATGGGTTATCTGACGGCCCTGCTCTTCGTATTCCTGGCCACAATTTTAAGAATGGTGCTCGACCCCTTACTGGGTGAAGAGTTTCCCTTCGTTCCATACCTTTGTGCGATCGTCTTCAGCTTCTACTTCGGCGGGCTTGGCCCCGCATTGATGACAATGGTACTGGGCTTCATCGCTACGGGCTACTTCTTTCTGACACCGCGCGGCTCGGTCCTCATCAATAACCTCCAGTCACAAATAGGGGGCGGGTTCTACCTGCTGGTGGGTGGCTCAACAATTCTGTTAATGGAAGGCATGAAAGCCGCACAGCGCCGGGCCAATCACAATGAAGAAGAACTCTTGAAAAAACAGGCGGATCTTGAGACCGAAATTCGCGAACGCCGCGAAGCTCAGGAAGCCTACGTGAAGCTGCTGCGACGCATGGTCACGATTCAAGAAGTGGAACGCCGCCGAATTTCGCGGGAACTCCACGACCAATGCGGCCAGGACCTGACCGCCCTGGATATCGGACTGAAAATCGTCGAAGAACTGATCGGGCCCCAAAACCAGTCTGCCCTTCAGCACTTGAAAAGCATGCATGAGACCCTGGGCCGAGTTTCACGCGAAGTCCATGATCTTGCTCTCGAACTGCGTCCCCCTTCGCTGGATGACCTGGGATTGAATGATGCCATCAAGGGATTCGTCGAGTCCTGGGGTGAGCGGACAGCTATCGCCGTCGATTTTGAAAGCCGCGGGCTGGATGACGTGCCGCTGGCTCCTGAAGTCGAAACGGCCGTCTATCGGACCGTCATCGAAGCCCTGACCAACGTCGCCAAGCATGCTGGCGTCTCGCGCGCGAGTGTCGTGCTCGAGATCCAGGGCCCTAACCTGATCCTGATCGTCGAGGATCAGGGACGCGGATTTGATATCGACGCCCAAACCTCCGTTGGCAATCCTCCGCAGCACCTCGGACTGCTCGGGATGCGTGAGCGACTTGAAGCGGCAGGAGGAACCCTGGAAATTGAATCCACCCCCGGCGCGGGAACGACCATCTTTGCAAGAGCGCCAATACAGGGAGTGGGCGAAACGAAATGA
- a CDS encoding TolC family protein, giving the protein MHQFLKFAALSFLLSTGCSLARNTAESSLGATRTTRSAPAPARRLPDVPSTKLESLEQEDLVPTSAERRKASTARRFEDRNSEQPPHSVQQARYVEEDDSSLNGEPEILAGEADPQAVIPAPSGSVITDANRLAMESQSEASLSAPRVYSLAELTAITEQEHPKLRMASAEIESVMGERVQAGLYPNPRMETNNPEIWAGRDSQVNFGWQQDFITKGKMRLDKAAADQKLRVTEAMYVVEKMRVLTQVRIQYIQALAARERLKNSEDILRISKTARDVSAELMETGERTLTDVLLLKNTYERARLAVENNQTRYEAELRQVAIATGIPDLVVEDVSGSINDLPPYYDEPYIREFLQSNSAPMIMARAEVVRRKIMLNRAEVEPYPDFRFGPHYAASTTEGSTRQFWFTFVFDIPIWNLNQGNIRSARAEVLNAQAEVENRRMELLNDLVDIHARHKTSQLLLARIDSSILPNAEKTQQLVQEGYSEGTLDVNRLLEAQRALLEAKQDQIDAYEQAWRTAAELAGYLQFEQFP; this is encoded by the coding sequence ATGCACCAGTTTCTGAAATTCGCCGCACTCTCGTTCTTGCTGAGCACAGGCTGCTCATTGGCGAGAAACACAGCGGAATCGAGCCTCGGTGCCACCAGGACCACTCGGTCAGCGCCCGCACCGGCACGACGACTTCCCGATGTCCCGTCGACGAAGCTGGAATCTCTCGAGCAAGAAGACCTGGTCCCCACCAGTGCCGAACGGCGTAAAGCCAGCACTGCACGTCGCTTCGAGGACCGAAATTCCGAGCAACCCCCACACTCCGTCCAGCAGGCCCGATACGTCGAGGAGGATGATTCGTCCCTCAACGGCGAGCCCGAGATCCTCGCTGGAGAGGCCGATCCGCAGGCCGTCATTCCGGCCCCCAGCGGCAGCGTGATCACAGACGCGAACAGGTTGGCAATGGAGTCGCAGTCAGAAGCATCGCTCTCGGCCCCCCGCGTCTATTCGCTCGCCGAACTGACGGCCATTACAGAGCAGGAACATCCCAAGCTTCGCATGGCATCGGCCGAGATTGAATCGGTGATGGGGGAACGTGTGCAAGCGGGTCTGTACCCCAACCCGCGTATGGAAACGAACAACCCGGAAATCTGGGCCGGGCGTGACAGCCAGGTGAACTTCGGCTGGCAGCAGGACTTCATCACGAAAGGAAAGATGCGACTCGATAAGGCGGCGGCAGACCAGAAATTACGCGTCACTGAGGCGATGTACGTCGTGGAAAAAATGCGGGTACTGACACAAGTCCGCATCCAGTACATCCAGGCATTGGCCGCACGGGAACGACTGAAAAATTCCGAAGACATTCTGCGAATTTCCAAAACAGCCCGCGATGTCTCTGCCGAACTCATGGAAACGGGCGAACGGACCCTCACCGATGTATTGCTGCTGAAAAACACTTACGAGCGGGCGCGACTGGCCGTCGAGAACAATCAGACACGCTACGAAGCGGAACTTCGTCAGGTCGCGATTGCTACTGGGATCCCCGATCTTGTGGTTGAGGATGTCTCTGGTTCAATCAACGATCTCCCCCCCTACTACGACGAACCCTACATCCGTGAGTTCCTGCAAAGTAATAGTGCTCCGATGATTATGGCCCGCGCCGAAGTCGTCCGCCGCAAAATCATGCTGAATCGGGCTGAGGTTGAACCTTACCCCGACTTTCGCTTTGGTCCCCACTATGCCGCCAGTACGACGGAAGGAAGCACCCGCCAGTTCTGGTTCACCTTTGTGTTCGATATTCCGATCTGGAACCTCAATCAGGGGAACATCCGCTCCGCCCGCGCAGAAGTGCTGAATGCCCAGGCCGAAGTGGAAAATCGCCGGATGGAGCTGCTGAACGACCTTGTCGATATCCACGCTCGCCACAAAACGTCGCAGTTATTACTCGCCCGCATCGACTCGTCGATCCTTCCCAACGCCGAGAAGACACAGCAACTGGTGCAGGAGGGCTACTCGGAAGGGACCCTGGACGTGAACCGGTTGCTGGAGGCGCAACGCGCACTTCTGGAAGCGAAACAGGACCAGATTGATGCGTACGAGCAGGCCTGGAGAACAGCGGCCGAACTGGCGGGCTACCTGCAGTTCGAACAGTTTCCTTAA
- a CDS encoding response regulator: MNGSKLDVVIADDHALVRQGLRMLIDCQSDITVVGEAGDGHEALTMIQQLRPAVAVVDVSMPVMNGIELTARLAGDATPTKVLALTANEDRGYMHRLFSSGVCGYLLKRSAADELIRAIRSVSQGIRYLDPSILDELVGMTEFDKSTQQKPEVALSERETEVLKLIAQGLTNKEIAARLDISVKTVETYKARSMQKLGLRGRADIVRFAVDRSWLRDI; the protein is encoded by the coding sequence ATGAACGGAAGCAAACTGGATGTTGTCATTGCCGATGACCATGCACTGGTGCGCCAGGGCCTGCGAATGCTCATTGATTGTCAGTCCGATATCACGGTCGTCGGCGAAGCGGGTGACGGACATGAGGCGCTGACCATGATCCAGCAATTGCGTCCCGCCGTCGCCGTCGTCGATGTCAGTATGCCGGTGATGAATGGAATCGAACTGACAGCGCGACTGGCAGGGGACGCGACCCCCACCAAAGTGCTGGCACTGACAGCGAATGAGGATCGCGGCTACATGCACCGCCTGTTCTCATCGGGTGTCTGCGGATATCTGCTGAAAAGGTCCGCCGCAGATGAACTGATTCGAGCGATCCGATCTGTCTCGCAAGGGATTCGCTATCTGGATCCTTCCATCCTGGACGAACTCGTCGGCATGACGGAATTTGACAAGTCGACACAACAAAAGCCCGAAGTGGCTCTCAGTGAGCGGGAAACGGAAGTCCTGAAGCTGATCGCTCAGGGCCTGACCAATAAAGAGATTGCCGCTCGACTGGATATCAGCGTGAAGACCGTGGAAACGTACAAAGCCCGGTCAATGCAGAAACTCGGACTCCGCGGACGAGCCGACATCGTTCGCTTCGCCGTCGATCGCTCCTGGCTGCGCGACATTTGA
- a CDS encoding SDR family NAD(P)-dependent oxidoreductase: MNLPTKCLVGAATAMGGYLLGKELIRRTRRFPFREKVAVIMGGSRGLGLEIARLLVQQGCRVAICARTEADLETARKELSSAARFVITCVCDVRSTPDVERAIAEVAGAWNRIDLLFNVAGLMQVGPLESMTSDDFQEAMNINLWGPYRSISAALPHMRKQKFGRIVNIASIGGIQAIPHMAPYSTSKHALVGLSHALRTELAQEGILVTTACPTIMRTGSPRNATFKGRHRDEYTWFDIGASIPWLSLESRSAARQIVRACWNGDGEVDICNFLNPATLAVRWAPRLTAEAMSVANRLLPPMGGIQTQSAYGYESESPVAPSWLTRNGDLAAERNNQMRPRPEPA, encoded by the coding sequence ATGAATCTCCCCACCAAATGCCTGGTCGGTGCTGCAACTGCCATGGGAGGCTACCTGCTTGGCAAGGAACTGATCCGGCGAACGCGTCGGTTTCCGTTTCGAGAAAAAGTCGCCGTGATCATGGGGGGCTCACGTGGATTGGGGTTGGAAATTGCCCGTCTCCTTGTCCAGCAAGGGTGTCGCGTTGCCATCTGTGCTCGGACCGAAGCCGATCTGGAAACCGCCCGGAAAGAATTGAGTAGCGCAGCCCGATTCGTCATCACCTGCGTTTGCGATGTACGCAGTACACCAGATGTCGAGCGTGCGATCGCCGAGGTCGCAGGGGCATGGAACCGCATTGACTTGCTCTTCAATGTCGCCGGTCTCATGCAGGTCGGTCCGCTGGAGTCGATGACCTCCGACGACTTTCAAGAAGCGATGAACATCAACCTCTGGGGTCCGTACCGCTCGATTTCCGCCGCTCTCCCCCACATGCGAAAGCAGAAATTCGGGCGGATTGTGAATATTGCTTCCATCGGAGGGATTCAGGCAATTCCCCACATGGCCCCCTACAGCACCAGCAAACATGCACTCGTCGGACTCTCGCATGCTCTCCGGACTGAACTGGCGCAAGAGGGAATTCTTGTGACCACGGCCTGCCCCACCATCATGAGAACGGGCAGTCCGCGAAACGCCACCTTCAAAGGCCGCCACCGCGATGAATACACCTGGTTCGACATCGGTGCTTCGATCCCCTGGCTGTCACTGGAATCCCGCAGCGCCGCCCGACAGATCGTCCGCGCCTGCTGGAATGGTGACGGAGAAGTCGACATCTGTAACTTCCTCAATCCCGCAACTCTCGCGGTCCGCTGGGCACCCCGCTTGACGGCCGAGGCCATGTCTGTTGCGAACCGACTGCTTCCCCCCATGGGAGGCATCCAGACCCAGTCCGCCTACGGTTACGAAAGTGAATCTCCGGTTGCTCCCTCCTGGCTGACTCGAAACGGAGACCTGGCTGCAGAGAGAAACAACCAGATGCGCCCCCGGCCCGAACCGGCGTGA
- a CDS encoding efflux RND transporter periplasmic adaptor subunit: MSEKSVQNKGSTLPWGWGIVAVVGLVVAWNWQQLRPIALDLLQDPVQAKALTAVQPPVELVPEEEATLQLTSPHAAAALAIKVTEVRSAPQPEPLRLPGSLLLDPNRLVHVHSRFTGETVSIGQIEDDGVMRPLQYGDPVKKGQVIAVIWSKEVGEKKSELVDALSQLEMSRSLLKRLESVQKGVVTERVLLEARRDVEAGMIAVARAERTLRSWRMTDTEIETVRREYRNLMKDKDASDLAVDEKWAETEIRAAIDGVIVEKNFNVGDVVDPQDDLFKIADLSRLQVLANVYEEDLWAIRELKPSERHWSIDLKSDPSDNQIQGTFELIGSMIDPAQRTGSVMGWLDNKDSRLLVGQFITATVQLPASSTIVAIPESALIEEGDSSTVFVATDAQQQRFTRRKVLVVKRTAGTVYINSDPRTSGFEPLHVGESVVSEGSLGLGGELANLQAGQRKS, translated from the coding sequence ATGAGTGAAAAGTCCGTCCAGAACAAAGGTTCTACCCTCCCCTGGGGTTGGGGAATTGTCGCCGTCGTGGGTCTGGTCGTCGCCTGGAACTGGCAGCAACTTCGCCCGATCGCCCTCGACCTGCTGCAGGATCCTGTGCAAGCGAAGGCCTTAACCGCCGTTCAGCCCCCGGTCGAACTGGTCCCTGAAGAAGAGGCCACACTGCAGCTAACCAGTCCCCACGCCGCAGCAGCCCTTGCCATCAAAGTCACCGAGGTTCGCAGTGCTCCTCAACCTGAACCTCTCCGATTACCCGGTTCCCTTCTCCTTGATCCTAACCGACTGGTCCATGTCCACTCCCGCTTCACCGGCGAAACCGTCTCCATCGGACAGATCGAAGATGACGGGGTCATGCGGCCGCTGCAGTACGGCGATCCCGTCAAGAAAGGACAGGTGATCGCGGTCATCTGGAGCAAGGAAGTCGGTGAGAAAAAGAGCGAACTGGTCGACGCCCTCTCGCAACTCGAAATGAGTCGATCTCTGCTGAAACGTCTGGAAAGCGTGCAGAAGGGGGTCGTCACCGAACGAGTCCTGCTCGAAGCACGACGGGATGTCGAAGCAGGAATGATCGCGGTCGCACGAGCCGAACGGACGCTGCGGTCCTGGCGGATGACCGATACCGAGATCGAGACCGTCCGACGCGAGTACCGGAATCTGATGAAAGATAAGGACGCATCAGATCTGGCAGTCGACGAGAAATGGGCTGAGACGGAAATCCGGGCCGCCATCGATGGCGTGATCGTCGAGAAAAACTTCAACGTGGGGGATGTCGTTGATCCGCAGGACGATCTTTTCAAGATTGCCGATCTGAGCCGGTTACAAGTCCTTGCCAACGTCTACGAAGAAGACCTGTGGGCCATTCGCGAACTCAAGCCCTCCGAACGGCATTGGAGCATCGACCTGAAGTCAGACCCATCGGACAATCAGATTCAGGGAACATTTGAATTGATCGGCAGCATGATTGATCCGGCTCAACGGACCGGTTCCGTCATGGGGTGGCTCGACAACAAGGATTCGCGCCTGCTGGTCGGCCAGTTCATTACCGCCACGGTGCAGCTTCCCGCGAGTTCAACAATTGTCGCCATCCCCGAATCGGCCCTGATCGAAGAAGGTGATTCATCGACGGTGTTCGTGGCCACCGACGCTCAACAACAACGCTTCACCCGCCGCAAAGTACTGGTCGTGAAACGAACCGCCGGGACGGTCTATATCAATAGCGACCCGCGCACATCAGGGTTCGAGCCTCTTCACGTGGGTGAAAGCGTCGTCAGCGAAGGATCACTGGGACTGGGTGGCGAACTTGCCAATCTTCAGGCGGGACAACGGAAAAGCTGA
- a CDS encoding efflux RND transporter permease subunit: protein MVSKLVKWSLDNPLLVMLGMFALIMAGGYAFLNVNVEAYPDPAPAIIEIIAKYPGASAEEVERQVTIPLEVALAGMPGLKYTRSKSLFGLAHVRNQFEYGIDYYKARQEVINRLSFVNDLPPNVEPELSPTSPTGEILRYTLKGPRNEAGEEIYTLNDLKTLQDWTLVRKFRRIPRIIDTVSSGGTIKRYEVRPDPERMLRYAIPLKQLEATIRDSNANIGGDYLVHGENLLNVRSIGLIGNGIDPTQAPVVLSTKNPQVAADHLRAEEKARVKAIREIVITSVNNVPIRVEDVIEGGPLRYEEEIGKQGVVVTHQPRMGRISISYPSTGIKSTTDHAEHNSHGGGADAPASGEPVTWFDDAERVQGIILLRKGEASLPALKDVRDEIARLNSGDGMLPGVEIEPYYDRTELINVTTHTVHENLVVGMVLVTLILLMFLTNVRCALIVAINVPLALLVAFSMLYIRGRSANLLSIGAVDFGIIVDSSVIIVENIYRHLTAGEQTNETLKERIFRACSEVERGLFFTTAIMVCAFLPLFTMRGPEGQIFGPMADTYAFALGGALVLALTIAPVLCLLFFKELKPVPDNFLVRYLKTSYLNRLRWCLQNRTLTLAFMLGMIAVTVFNLPRLGREFMPELEEGNLYVRGTFPIKVAPHVAASRSDAARAIMRQYPEVRVVVSQNGRPDDGTDPTGFYNLEFFLPLKPRTEWPLTERQTGWRRIYGPKRAKTKEELIAGMESELSHKILGANWNFSQNIRDNVMESLSGVKGDNSVKIFGPDLAELERIADQLAARLNTIPGITNVGVFRIQGQPNLELPIDSQKCNYWGVSVEDVNSVIHTAVGGMPFTSMIEGEKRFDLALRYPEQQRNSEEAILNIPVDVYNNRVIQESGTRNRNSLSTTGSNNQKPSIIGTTMATSVNTATNMPRRRLRDLVTPLNSQGQPDPNGRFVQPGASTIYREQGLRMIAVKFSVRGRDLASAVAEAQTKTSDLFQSPYSSSWSGEFDQMREAEERLMVIVPISMALVFLLIYLAFGSLLDTLAVFANVVALSMGGFWALIFTGTNFSISAAVGFISIFGVAIMDGLLLISYFNQLRSHGLPLNEAIMQGAEKRVRPMMMTALTAILGLLPAAFSTKIGAQTQQPLAIVVVGGMLMTLVINRYMMPVLYSLYGHREPNRNAANMAH, encoded by the coding sequence ATGGTCAGCAAGCTGGTGAAATGGTCGCTCGATAATCCTTTGCTGGTGATGCTGGGGATGTTTGCGCTGATCATGGCCGGGGGCTATGCCTTCCTGAATGTGAACGTCGAGGCCTATCCGGACCCTGCCCCGGCCATCATCGAGATCATCGCCAAGTACCCCGGGGCATCGGCCGAAGAAGTCGAACGTCAGGTGACGATCCCGCTTGAGGTCGCATTGGCAGGAATGCCGGGGCTGAAGTACACCCGCAGCAAATCGCTGTTCGGTCTGGCCCATGTCCGTAATCAGTTCGAATACGGCATCGATTACTACAAGGCACGTCAGGAAGTCATTAATCGACTCAGCTTCGTCAATGACCTCCCTCCCAATGTCGAACCGGAACTCTCTCCCACCAGCCCCACAGGTGAGATCCTGCGCTACACGCTGAAAGGTCCCCGCAACGAGGCGGGAGAAGAGATCTACACACTCAATGATCTCAAGACGCTGCAGGACTGGACTCTCGTCCGGAAGTTTCGACGAATTCCCCGCATCATCGACACCGTCAGCAGCGGGGGAACCATCAAACGATATGAAGTCCGTCCCGATCCCGAACGGATGCTGCGTTATGCCATTCCACTGAAACAACTCGAAGCAACGATCAGAGACAGCAACGCCAATATCGGCGGGGACTATCTCGTCCACGGCGAAAACCTGCTTAACGTCAGAAGTATTGGACTGATCGGCAATGGCATTGATCCGACACAGGCTCCCGTTGTCCTCAGTACAAAGAATCCCCAAGTCGCGGCGGACCACTTGCGTGCCGAAGAAAAAGCCCGCGTGAAAGCCATCCGCGAGATTGTGATCACGTCTGTCAACAACGTCCCTATCCGTGTAGAAGACGTGATCGAAGGGGGCCCACTGCGGTACGAAGAGGAAATCGGAAAACAGGGAGTCGTCGTCACTCACCAGCCCCGCATGGGACGCATCAGCATCAGCTACCCGAGCACCGGGATCAAATCGACCACGGACCACGCAGAACACAATTCCCATGGCGGGGGGGCAGATGCCCCTGCGTCGGGGGAACCGGTCACCTGGTTCGACGATGCGGAACGAGTCCAGGGTATCATCCTGCTTCGGAAAGGTGAGGCGTCTCTGCCGGCACTGAAGGACGTTCGGGACGAGATCGCGCGATTGAATTCCGGAGATGGAATGCTGCCCGGTGTCGAAATCGAACCTTACTACGATCGCACGGAACTGATCAACGTCACCACGCACACTGTGCACGAGAACCTTGTCGTGGGGATGGTGCTCGTCACCCTGATTCTGCTGATGTTCCTGACCAATGTCCGTTGCGCACTGATTGTGGCGATCAATGTGCCGCTGGCCCTGCTGGTGGCTTTCTCGATGCTCTATATCCGGGGACGGTCGGCAAATCTGCTTTCCATCGGTGCGGTCGACTTCGGTATCATCGTCGACAGCTCTGTCATTATCGTCGAGAACATCTACCGCCATCTGACGGCCGGAGAACAGACGAACGAGACTCTGAAAGAGCGCATCTTCCGGGCCTGCTCCGAAGTCGAGCGAGGTCTTTTTTTCACCACGGCGATCATGGTCTGCGCCTTCCTGCCGCTGTTCACCATGCGCGGCCCGGAAGGACAGATCTTCGGTCCCATGGCCGACACCTATGCCTTCGCACTCGGGGGTGCCCTCGTCCTGGCTCTGACAATTGCTCCGGTCCTGTGCCTGTTATTCTTCAAAGAACTGAAGCCCGTTCCCGATAACTTTCTGGTGCGTTACTTGAAAACGTCCTACCTGAACCGGCTGCGGTGGTGCCTGCAGAACAGGACTTTGACGCTGGCCTTCATGCTGGGCATGATCGCCGTGACGGTATTCAATCTGCCGCGACTGGGACGCGAATTCATGCCGGAACTCGAGGAAGGGAATCTTTACGTGCGCGGCACATTCCCGATCAAAGTGGCCCCGCATGTGGCGGCGTCCCGGTCTGATGCCGCTCGCGCCATCATGCGGCAGTACCCCGAAGTTCGAGTGGTGGTCTCTCAAAACGGACGACCCGATGATGGAACCGACCCCACAGGATTCTACAACCTGGAGTTCTTTCTTCCGTTAAAACCCCGGACGGAGTGGCCGCTGACGGAACGTCAGACCGGCTGGCGTCGGATCTACGGTCCCAAGCGAGCGAAGACAAAAGAAGAACTGATCGCCGGAATGGAATCAGAACTCTCTCACAAGATTCTGGGTGCCAACTGGAACTTCTCACAGAATATCCGCGACAACGTCATGGAATCTCTGTCCGGAGTCAAAGGTGATAACTCCGTTAAGATCTTCGGACCGGACCTGGCGGAGCTTGAGCGGATCGCCGACCAGTTGGCAGCAAGACTCAACACGATTCCGGGAATCACCAACGTCGGCGTCTTTCGAATCCAGGGGCAACCCAACCTTGAACTGCCGATCGATTCGCAGAAATGCAACTACTGGGGGGTGAGTGTCGAAGACGTGAACTCGGTCATTCACACGGCCGTCGGGGGCATGCCCTTTACCTCCATGATCGAAGGGGAGAAACGCTTTGACCTCGCATTACGCTATCCCGAACAGCAACGAAACAGTGAAGAAGCAATTCTGAATATTCCTGTCGATGTCTACAACAACCGTGTCATCCAGGAAAGCGGCACTCGGAATCGAAACAGTCTTTCGACCACAGGCAGCAACAACCAGAAGCCTTCCATCATTGGCACGACAATGGCCACGTCGGTGAATACCGCCACCAACATGCCCCGCCGACGGCTGCGCGACCTGGTCACGCCACTGAATTCTCAGGGACAGCCCGATCCGAATGGACGATTTGTCCAGCCCGGCGCATCGACGATCTATCGAGAGCAGGGACTGAGGATGATCGCAGTGAAATTCAGCGTGCGAGGACGCGACCTCGCCAGCGCTGTGGCAGAAGCCCAGACCAAGACCAGCGACTTGTTCCAGTCCCCCTACTCTTCGAGCTGGAGCGGCGAGTTTGACCAGATGCGTGAGGCCGAAGAACGATTGATGGTGATCGTGCCGATCTCGATGGCCCTGGTCTTCCTGCTGATCTACCTGGCGTTCGGATCATTGCTCGATACGCTCGCTGTATTCGCGAATGTCGTCGCCCTGTCGATGGGAGGCTTCTGGGCTCTGATCTTCACTGGTACCAACTTCAGCATCTCAGCCGCCGTCGGCTTCATCTCGATCTTCGGCGTGGCCATTATGGACGGTCTGCTGCTGATCTCTTATTTCAACCAGTTACGTTCCCACGGACTGCCGCTGAACGAAGCGATCATGCAGGGTGCCGAGAAACGCGTTCGCCCCATGATGATGACGGCACTCACTGCCATTCTGGGCCTGCTTCCAGCCGCCTTCTCAACGAAAATCGGCGCTCAGACCCAACAGCCGCTGGCGATTGTCGTCGTCGGGGGAATGTTAATGACGCTCGTCATCAACCGCTATATGATGCCGGTCCTGTACAGCCTCTATGGGCATCGGGAACCCAATAGAAACGCGGCCAACATGGCTCATTAG
- a CDS encoding pectate lyase: MFYGFTVRVACAVFILCGTVTAEEFRQIAFPGAEGYGRFAKGGRGGDVYHVTTLNDNGPGSLREGVNSAKGPRTIVFDVSGTIELKSPLVVKSSYLTLAGQSAPGDGICLKDQTFKIVEASHVIVRYMRFRLGDENKPPKSGIDGILTNDVDHIIFDHVTASWGIDGNHDLRRGGNFTLQWSIYAEALHHSLHEKGAHAMLASFRDLTAGISLHHNLFASSRERHPTLGGSPRTDPSAIADFRNNVIYNLSGATNLGNCQINIINNYYRPGPDTPKGNHPLATKSENKGALKAYLWGNLFENNEEFTADNWRAVDFGRWKTGNYLPLTVEQVRVDSEFDVGTAKPLTDTATEAYARVLSMAGASKSRDAADLRLIQGVTDRTNRLIDSQADVGGWPLLKSKSPPQDRDGDGMSDKWEVASGLNPDDPEDRNQDRDSDGFTNLEEYLNSLVP, translated from the coding sequence ATGTTTTACGGTTTCACTGTGCGGGTGGCTTGTGCGGTTTTCATTCTGTGCGGCACGGTCACGGCCGAGGAATTCCGTCAAATCGCATTTCCCGGTGCCGAGGGCTATGGCCGGTTTGCAAAAGGAGGGCGGGGCGGTGACGTCTACCACGTGACCACGCTCAACGACAACGGCCCGGGATCGTTGCGGGAAGGGGTGAACTCGGCGAAAGGTCCGAGAACGATCGTCTTTGATGTCTCGGGGACAATCGAATTAAAGTCGCCGCTCGTTGTGAAATCGTCCTATCTGACGCTGGCCGGGCAATCGGCACCCGGGGACGGGATCTGTCTCAAGGACCAGACGTTCAAAATTGTGGAGGCCTCGCACGTAATCGTGCGCTACATGCGGTTCCGCCTGGGGGATGAAAACAAGCCTCCGAAATCGGGCATCGATGGAATTCTGACAAACGATGTCGATCACATCATCTTCGATCACGTTACAGCGTCATGGGGCATCGATGGGAATCATGATCTCAGACGTGGCGGGAACTTCACGTTGCAATGGTCCATCTATGCCGAGGCGCTTCATCACAGCCTGCACGAAAAAGGGGCTCACGCGATGCTGGCTTCGTTCCGTGATCTGACTGCGGGGATTTCCCTCCACCACAACCTGTTCGCCAGCAGTCGTGAACGGCATCCGACGCTTGGAGGAAGCCCACGGACGGATCCCAGTGCGATTGCCGACTTTCGTAATAACGTCATCTACAACTTGTCCGGGGCGACGAACCTGGGGAACTGTCAGATCAATATCATCAATAATTACTATCGGCCAGGACCTGATACGCCCAAAGGGAATCACCCCCTGGCGACCAAGTCAGAAAATAAAGGAGCCCTCAAGGCGTATTTGTGGGGAAACCTATTCGAGAACAACGAGGAATTCACGGCGGATAACTGGCGAGCGGTCGACTTTGGCCGCTGGAAAACCGGAAACTACCTCCCGCTGACAGTTGAACAAGTTCGCGTCGACTCCGAATTCGACGTGGGAACTGCCAAGCCGTTGACCGACACCGCTACTGAAGCTTATGCCCGAGTCCTCAGCATGGCAGGAGCTTCAAAGTCGCGCGATGCCGCGGATCTCAGACTCATCCAGGGAGTCACCGACCGGACCAACCGCCTGATCGATTCTCAGGCCGATGTCGGAGGTTGGCCCCTTTTGAAGAGCAAATCGCCACCCCAGGATCGTGACGGTGATGGGATGTCTGACAAGTGGGAGGTGGCCTCAGGATTGAATCCGGACGATCCCGAAGATCGGAATCAGGATCGCGATTCTGACGGATTTACAAACCTGGAAGAATATCTGAACAGCCTCGTTCCCTGA